A region of Hevea brasiliensis isolate MT/VB/25A 57/8 unplaced genomic scaffold, ASM3005281v1 Scaf263, whole genome shotgun sequence DNA encodes the following proteins:
- the LOC131168927 gene encoding cytochrome f: MSWRSERIWIELIAGSRKTSNFCWAFILFLGSLGFLLVGISSYLGRNLISLFPSQQIIFFPQGIVMSFYGIAGLFISSYLWCTILWNVGSGYDRFDRKEGIVCIFRWGFPGKNRRILLRFLMKDIQSIRIEVKEGIYARRVLYMEIRGRGAIPLTRTDENLTPREIEQKVAELAYFLRVPIEVMQTRKTFSWIKEEITRSISVSLMIYIITWASISNAYPIFAQQGYENPREATGRIVCANCHLANKPVDIEVPQAVLPDTVFEAVVRIPYNMQLKQVLANGKKGALNVGAVLILPEGFELAPPDRISPEMKEKMGNLSFQSYRPTKKNILVIGPVPGQKYSEITFPILSPDPAAKKDVHFLKYPIYVGGNRGRGQIYPDGSKSNNTVYNAIAAGIVSKIIRKEKGGYEITITNASEGRQVIDIIPPGPELLVSEGESIKLDQPLTSNPNVGGFGQGDAEIVLQDPLRVQGLLFFLASVILAQIFLVLKKKQFEKVQLSEMNF; encoded by the exons ATGAGTTGGCGATCAGAACGTATATGGATAGAACTTATAGCGGGGTCTCGAAAAACAAGTAATTTCTGCTGGGCCTTTATACTTTTTTTAGGTTCATTGGGATTTTTATTGGTTGGAATTTCCAGCTATCTTGGCAGAAATTTGATATCTTTATTTCCGTCTCAGCAAATAATTTTTTTCCCACAAGGGATCGTGATGTCTTTCTATGGGATCGCCGGTCTATTTATTAGTTCTTATTTGTGGTGCACAATTTTGTGGAATGTAGGTAGTGGTTATGATCGATTCGATAGAAAAGAAGGAATAGTGTGTATTTTTCGCTGGGGATTTCCGGGAAAAAATCGTCGCATCTTACTACGATTCCTTATGAAAGATATTCAGTCTATTAGAATAGAAGTTAAAGAGGGTATTTATGCTCGGCGTGTCCTTTATATGGAAATCAGAGGCCGGGGGGCTATTCCTTTGACTCGTACTGATGAGAATTTGACTCCACGAGAAATTGAGCAAAAAGTAGCGGAATTGGCCTATTTTTTGCGTGTACCAATTGAAGT CATGCAAACCAGAAAGACCTTTTCTTGGATAAAGGAAGAGATTACTCGTTCCATTTCCGTATCGCTCATGATATATATAATAACTTGGGCATCCATTTCAAATGCATATCCCATTTTTGCACAGCAGGGTTATGAAAATCCACGGGAAGCAACTGGTCGTATTGTATGTGCCAATTGTCATTTAGCTAATAAACCCGTGGATATTGAGGTTCCACAAGCGGTACTTCCAGATACTGTATTTGAAGCAGTTGTTCGAATTCCTTATAATATGCAACTGAAACAAGTTCTTGCTAATGGTAAAAAGGGGGCTTTGAATGTGGGGGCTGTTCTTATTTTACCTGAGGGGTTTGAATTAGCCCCTCCCGATCGTATTTCGCCAGAGATGAAAGAAAAGATGGGAAATCTGTCTTTTCAGAGTTATCGCCCCACTAAAAAAAATATTCTTGTGATAGGTCCTGTTCCTGGTCAGAAATATAGTGAAATTACCTTTCCTATTCTTTCTCCGGACCCCGCCGCTAAGAAAGATGTTCACTTTTTAAAATATCCCATATATGTAGGCGGAAACAGGGGAAGGGGTCAGATTTATCCCGACGGGAGCAAGAGCAACAATACGGTTTATAATGCTATAGCAGCAGGTATAGTAAGCAAAATCATACGAAAAGAAAAAGGGGGGTACGAAATAACCATAACGAATGCGTCAGAGGGACGTCAAGTGATTGATATTATACCTCCAGGACCAGAACTTCTTGTTTCAGAAGGCGAATCCATCAAACTTGATCAACCATTAACGAGTAATCCTAATGTGGGTGGATTTGGTCAGGGGGATGCAGAAATAGTACTTCAAGACCCATTACGTGTCCAAGGCCTTTTGTTCTTCTTGGCATCCGTTATTTTGGCACAAATCTTTTTGGTTCTTAAAAAGAAACAGTTTGAGAAGGTTCAATTGTCCGAAATGAATTTCTAG
- the LOC110668830 gene encoding acetyl-coenzyme A carboxylase carboxyl transferase subunit beta, chloroplastic, which translates to MEKWRFNSILSNVELGYRCRLSKSMDSFSSLENTSISEDPILNDTDKNTYSWSNSDSSSYSNVDHLVGVRDIQNFSADETFLVRDSNRDSYSIYFDIENKVFEIDNDHSFLSELKSSFYSYWNSSYLNNGFRSGDSHYDHYMYDTKYSWNNYINSCIDSYLRSQICIDSYILSGSNNYSESYIYSYICGESGNSSESDSSSLRTSTSGSDLIIRENSNDLDITQKYKHLWVQCENCYGLNYKKFFKSRMNICEQCGYHLKMSSSDRIELLIDLGTWDPMDEDMVSLDPIEFHSEEEPYKDRIDSYQRKTGLTEAVQTGTGQLNGIPVAIGVMDFQFMGGSMGSVVGEKITRLIEYATNKFLPLILVCASGGARMQEGSLSLMQMAKISSALYDYQSNKKLFYVSILTSPTTGGVTASFGMLGDIIIAEPNAYIAFAGKRVIEQTLNKTVPEGSQSAEFLFHKGLFDLIVPRNLLKGVLNELLQLHDFFPLNHKSSRNLKLKS; encoded by the coding sequence ATGGAAAAATGGCGGTTCAATTCGATCTTATCCAATGTGGAATTAGGATACAGGTGTAGGCTAAGTAAATCAATGGATAGTTTCAGTTCTCTTGAAAATACCAGTATAAGTGAAGACCCAATTCTAAATGATACAGATAAAAACACCTATAGTTGGAGTAATAGTGACAGCTCTAGTTACAGTAATGTTGATCATTTAGTCGGTGTCAGGGACATTCAGAATTTCAGCGCCGATGAAACTTTTTTAGTTAGGGATAGTAATAGGGACAGTTATTCCATATATTTTGATATTGAAAATAAAGTTTTTGAGATTGACAATGATCATTCTTTTCTGAGTGAACTAAAAAGTTCTTTTTATAGTTATTGGAATTCTAGTTATCTGAATAATGGGTTTAGGAGTGGCGACTCCCACTATGATCATTATATGTATGATACTAAATATAGTTGGAATAATTACATCAATAGTTGCATTGACAGTTATCTTCGCTCTCAAATCTGTATTGATAGTTATATTTTAAGTGGTAGTAACAATTACAGCGAAAGTTACATTTATAGTTACATTTGTGGTGAAAGTGGAAATAGTAGTGAAAGCGATAGTTCCAGTCTAAGAACTAGCACGAGTGGTAGCGATTTAATTATAAGAGAAAATTCTAATGATCTCGATATAACTCAAAAATACAAGCATTTGTGGGTTCAATGCGAAAATTGTTATGGATTAAATTATAAGAAATTTTTTAAGTCAAGAATGAATATTTGTGAACAATGTGGATATCATTTGAAAATGAGTAGTTCAGATAGAATTGAACTTTTGATTGACCTAGGCACTTGGGATCCTATGGATGAAGACATGGTATCTCTGGATCCCATTGAATTTCATTCAGAAGAGGAACCTTATAAAGATCGTATTGATTCTTATCAAAGAAAGACAGGATTAACTGAGGCTGTTCAAACAGGCACAGGTCAACTAAACGGCATTCCCGTAGCAATTGGGGTTATGGATTTTCAGTTTATGGGGGGTAGTATGGGATCCGTAGTAGGTGAGAAAATCACTCGTTTGATCGAGTATGCTACCAATAAATTTTTACCTCTTATTTTAGTGTGTGCTTCCGGAGGAGCACGCATGCAAGAAGGAAGTTTGAGCTTGATGCAAATGGCTAAAATATCTTCTGCATTATATGATTATCAATCaaataaaaagttattttatgtatcaatCCTTACATCTCCTACGACTGGTGGGGTGACAGCTAGTTTTGGTATGTTGGGGGATATCATTATTGCTGAACCTAATGCCTATATTGCGTTTGCAGGTAAAAGAGTAATTGAACAAACATTGAATAAGACAGTACCTGAAGGTTCGCAATCGGCCGAATTTTTATTCCATAAGGGCTTATTTGATCTAATCGTACCGCGTAATCTTTTAAAAGGCGTTCTGAATGAGTTACTTCAGCTCCACGATTTCTTTCCTTTGAatcataaatcaagtagaaaCCTTAAGTTAAAAAGTTAA
- the LOC131176874 gene encoding ribulose bisphosphate carboxylase large chain has translation MSCREGLMSPQTETKASVGFKAGVKDYKLTYYTPEYQTKDTDILAAFRVTPQPGVPPEEAGAAVAAESSTGTWTTVWTDGLTSLDRYKGRCYGIEPVPGEENQYIAYVAYPLDLFEEGSVTNMFTSIVGNVFGFKALRALRLEDLRIPPAYSKTFQGPPHGIQVERDKLNKYGRPLLGCTIKPKLGLSAKNYGRAVYECLRGGLDFTKDDENVNSQPFMRWRDRFLFCAEAIYKAQAETGEIKGHYLNATAGTCEEMIKRAVFARELGVPIVMHDYLTGGFTANTSLAHYCRDNGLLLHIHRAMHAVIDRQKNHGMHFRVLAKALRLSGGDHIHAGTVVGKLEGERDITLGFVDLLRDDFIEKDRSRGIYFTQDWVSLPGVIPVASGGIHVWHMPALTEIFGDDSVLQFGGGTLGHPWGNAPGAVANRVALEACVQARNEGRDLAREGNDIIREASKWSPELAAACEVWKEIKFEFEAVDTL, from the coding sequence ATGAGTTGTAGGGAGGGACTTATGTCACCACAAACAGAGACTAAAGCAAGTGTTGGATTCAAGGCTGGTGTTAAAGATTATAAATTGACTTATTATACTCCTGAGTATCAAACCAAAGATACTGATATCTTGGCAGCATTCCGAGTAACTCCTCAACCTGGAGTTCCGCCTGAGGAAGCAGGAGCTGCGGTAGCTGCTGAATCTTCTACTGGTACATGGACAACTGTGTGGACCGATGGACTTACCAGTCTTGATCGTTATAAAGGACGATGCTACGGCATCGAGCCTGTTCCTGGGGAAGAAAATCAATATATTGCTTATGTAGCTTACCCATTAGACCTTTTTGAAGAAGGTTCTGTTACTAACATGTTTACTTCCATTGTGGGTAATGTATTTGGGTTCAAAGCCCTACGCGCCCTACGTCTGGAGGATTTGCGAATCCCTCCTGCTTATTCTAAAACTTTCCAAGGGCCGCCTCATGGCATCCAAGTTGAGAGAGATAAATTGAACAAGTATGGTCGCCCCCTATTGGGTTGTACTATTAAACCAAAATTGGGTCTATCCGCTAAGAATTACGGTAGAGCAGTTTATGAATGTCTTCGCGGTGGACTTGATTTTACCAAAGACGATGAGAATGTGAACTCCCAACCATTTATGCGTTGGAGAGACCGTTTCTTATTTTGTGCCGAAGCAATTTATAAAGCACAGGCTGAAACAGGTGAAATCAAAGGACATTATTTGAATGCTACTGCAGGTACATGCGAAGAAATGATCAAAAGGGCTGTATTTGCCAGAGAATTAGGAGTTCCTATCGTAATGCATGACTACTTAACAGGGGGATTCACTGCAAATACTAGCTTGGCTCATTATTGCCGAGATAATGGTTTACTTCTTCACATTCACCGCGCAATGCATGCAGTTATTGATAGACAGAAGAATCATGGTATGCATTTTCGTGTACTAGCTAAGGCCTTACGTCTATCTGGTGGAGATCATATTCACGCCGGTACCGTAGTAGGTAAACTTGAAGGGGAAAGAGACATTACTTTGGGCTTTGTTGATTTACTGCGTGATGATTTTATTGAAAAAGATCGAAGCCGTGGTATTTATTTCACTCAAGATTGGGTCTCTCTACCAGGTGTTATACCTGTAGCTTCAGGGGGTATTCACGTTTGGCATATGCCTGCTCTGACCGAGATCTTTGGAGATGATTCCGTACTACAATTCGGTGGAGGAACTTTAGGGCACCCTTGGGGAAATGCACCCGGTGCCGTAGCTAATCGAGTAGCTCTAGAAGCATGTGTACAAGCTCGTAATGAGGGACGTGATCTTGCTCGTGAGGGTAATGATATTATCCGTGAGGCTAGCAAATGGAGTCCTGAACTAGCTGCTGCTTGTGAAGTATGGaaggaaattaaatttgaatttgaagcagtggataCTTTGTAA
- the LOC131176873 gene encoding ATP synthase subunit beta, chloroplastic: MRINPTTSGPGVSALEKKNLGRIAQIIGPVLDVAFPPGKMPNIYNALVVKGRDTAGQEINVTCEVQQLLGNNRVRAVAMSATDGLTRGMEVIDTGAPLSVPVGGATLGRIFNVLGEPVDDLGPVDTRATSPIHRSAPAFIQLDTKLSIFETGIKVVDLLAPYRRGGKIGLFGGAGVGKTVLIMELINNIAKAHGGVSVFGGVGERTREGNDLYMEMKESGVINEENIAESKVALVYGQMNEPPGARMRVGLTALTMAEYFRDVNEQDVLLFIDNIFRFVQAGSEVSALLGRMPSAVGYQPTLSTEMGSLQERITSTKEGSITSIQAVYVPADDLTDPAPATTFAHLDATTVLSRGLAAKGIYPAVDPLDSTSTMLQPQIVGEEHYETAQRVKQTLQRYKELQDIIAILGLDELSEEDRLTVARARKIERFLSQPFFVAEVFTGSRGKYVGLAETIRGFKLILSGELDSLPEQAFYLVGNIDEATAKATNLEMENNLKK, translated from the coding sequence atgagAATAAATCCTACTACTTCTGGTCCGGGAGTTTCCGCGCTTGAAAAAAAGAACCTGGGGCGTATCGCTCAAATTATTGGGCCAGTGCTAGATGTAGCTTTTCCCCCGGGCAAGATGCCTAATATTTACAACGCTCTGGTAGTTAAGGGTCGAGATACTGCCGGTCAAGAAATTAATGTGACTTGTGAAGTACAACAATTATTAGGAAATAATCGAGTTCGCGCTGTAGCTATGAGTGCTACAGATGGTCTAACGAGAGGAATGGAAGTGATTGACACAGGAGCCCCTCTAAGTGTTCCAGTCGGTGGGGCAACTCTAGGACGAATTTTCAACGTGCTTGGAGAACCTGTTGACGATTTAGGTCCTGTAGATACTCGCGCAACATCCCCTATTCATAGATCTGCGCCTGCCTTTATACAGTTAGATACAAAATTATCTATTTTTGAAACAGGAATAAAAGTAGTAGATCTTTTAGCCCCTTATCGCCGTGGAGGAAAAATCGGACTATTCGGGGGAGCTGGAGTGGGTAAAACAGTACTTATTATGGAATTAATCAATAACATTGCGAAAGCTCATGGGGGTGTATCCGTATTTGGCGGAGTAGGCGAACGTACTCGTGAAGGAAATGATCTTTACATGGAAATGAAAGAATCTGGAGTAATTAATGAAGAAAATATTGCAGAATCAAAAGTGGCTCTAGTCTATGGTCAGATGAACGAACCGCCGGGAGCTCGTATGAGAGTTGGTTTGACTGCCCTAACTATGGCGGAATATTTTCGAGATGTTAATGAACAAGACGTACTTCTATTTATCGACAATATCTTCCGTTTCGTCCAAGCCGGATCCGAAGTATCCGCCTTATTGGGTAGAATGCCTTCCGCTGTGGGTTATCAACCTACCCTTAGTACCGAAATGGGCTCTTTACAAGAAAGAATTACTTCTACCAAAGAAGGGTCCATAACTTCTATTCAAGCAGTTTATGTACCTGCGGACGATTTGACTGACCCTGCTCCTGCCACGACATTTGCACATTTAGATGCTACTACTGTACTATCAAGAGGATTAGCTGCTAAAGGTATCTATCCAGCAGTAGATCCTTTAGATTCAACGTCAACTATGCTCCAACCTCAGATCGTTGGTGAGGAACATTATGAAACTGCGCAAAGAGTTAAGCAAACTTTACAACGTTACAAAGAACTTCAGGACATTATAGCTATCCTTGGGTTGGACGAATTATCCGAAGAGGATCGCTTAACTGTAGCAAGAGCACGAAAAATTGAACGTTTCTTATCACAACCCTTTTTCGTAGCAGAAGTATTTACCGGTTCTCGGGGGAAATATGTCGGTCTAGCAGAAACAATTAGAGGGTTTAAATTGATCCTTTCGGGAGAATTAGATAGTCTCCCTGAGCAGGCCTTTTATTTGGTAGGTAATATTGATGAAGCTACTGCGAAGGCTACGAACTTAGAAATGGAGAACAACTTGAAGAAATGA